Proteins from one Desulfomicrobium macestii genomic window:
- the gcvH gene encoding glycine cleavage system protein GcvH, whose protein sequence is MNPKELLYAKSHEWVKIEGDEAVVGISHFAQEQLGDLTFVELPQPGDQAEAGAEIGTVESVKAASEIYSPVSGEITAVNTELENAPELVNKDAFGAGWLFKVRLASAPEGLLDADAYAALCAAEAH, encoded by the coding sequence ATGAATCCCAAGGAACTTCTATACGCAAAATCCCATGAATGGGTCAAAATCGAAGGCGACGAGGCCGTGGTCGGCATCAGCCATTTTGCCCAGGAACAGCTCGGTGACCTGACCTTCGTCGAACTCCCCCAGCCCGGCGACCAGGCCGAGGCCGGTGCCGAGATCGGAACCGTCGAATCGGTCAAGGCCGCCAGCGAAATATACTCCCCGGTCAGCGGAGAGATCACCGCTGTCAACACGGAACTGGAAAACGCGCCCGAGCTGGTCAACAAGGATGCATTCGGCGCAGGCTGGCTGTTCAAGGTCCGCCTTGCCTCCGCTCCCGAAGGACTCCTGGACGCCGACGCCTACGCAGCCCTGTGCGCCGCCGAAGCGCACTAA
- the gcvPA gene encoding aminomethyl-transferring glycine dehydrogenase subunit GcvPA, whose translation MPFIPHTPAEQSEMLATVGVDSMEALFEDIPKKFRAAELNLPRGLSEMEVRQKLEKTAAKNHTDLTSFLGAGFYDHYIPSAVDALCSRGEFYTAYTPYQAEASQGMLQAIFEYQTAVARLLDLQYANASLYDGGTALYEAIMMAVRQNKRTRIVISESVNPIYRVMLDSYTTNLKLDLVTIPHQNCKTDVDALLAALNDDTAAVIVQNPNFFGTIQDFTALFTKAREHKIVSIISTYPIMQSLLKTPGEMGADIAVAEGQSLGLPLSFGGPYLGIMACNKQLIRQMPGRIVGRTVDKTGKTGFVLTLQAREQHIRREKATSNICSNQALCALRALMYMSLLGPEGLKRTAQVGMERANYAARRLEQLPGVRVVNQPFGNEFTVELPVRAYEVIDKLLVAKYVPGFPLGRYYQGMDNHLLVACTEKTTQQSVGILAELIGGAL comes from the coding sequence ATGCCCTTCATACCGCATACACCTGCCGAACAGAGCGAGATGCTGGCCACCGTCGGCGTGGACAGCATGGAAGCCCTGTTCGAGGACATTCCGAAAAAATTCCGGGCCGCTGAACTGAACCTGCCCCGGGGCCTCAGCGAAATGGAAGTCCGCCAGAAGCTCGAAAAGACGGCGGCCAAAAACCACACGGATCTGACCTCTTTCCTGGGGGCCGGATTCTACGATCACTACATCCCAAGCGCCGTGGACGCGCTCTGCAGCCGGGGCGAATTCTACACCGCCTACACCCCCTACCAGGCCGAAGCCTCCCAGGGCATGTTGCAGGCAATATTCGAATATCAGACCGCGGTGGCCCGTCTTCTGGACCTGCAGTACGCCAACGCTTCCCTCTATGACGGCGGAACGGCGCTCTACGAAGCGATCATGATGGCCGTGCGTCAGAACAAACGCACACGCATCGTCATCTCCGAGAGCGTGAACCCCATCTACCGGGTCATGCTCGACAGCTACACCACGAACCTGAAGCTCGATCTGGTGACCATCCCTCACCAAAACTGCAAAACGGACGTGGACGCACTCCTTGCCGCCCTGAACGACGACACGGCGGCGGTCATCGTCCAGAATCCCAACTTCTTCGGCACGATCCAGGATTTCACGGCCCTTTTCACCAAGGCCCGCGAACACAAGATCGTCTCCATCATCTCGACCTACCCGATCATGCAGTCCCTGCTCAAGACTCCTGGCGAAATGGGCGCGGACATCGCCGTGGCCGAGGGCCAGAGCCTCGGGCTGCCGCTCAGTTTCGGCGGACCGTACCTTGGCATCATGGCCTGCAACAAGCAGCTCATCCGCCAGATGCCCGGCCGCATCGTCGGCCGCACCGTGGACAAGACCGGCAAGACCGGCTTCGTGCTGACCCTGCAAGCCAGGGAGCAGCATATCCGCCGCGAGAAGGCCACCTCCAACATCTGCTCCAACCAGGCCCTGTGCGCCCTGCGCGCGCTCATGTACATGAGCCTCCTGGGGCCCGAAGGCCTGAAGCGCACGGCCCAGGTCGGCATGGAACGCGCCAATTACGCGGCCCGGCGTCTGGAGCAGCTGCCCGGAGTGCGCGTGGTCAACCAGCCCTTCGGCAACGAATTCACCGTGGAGCTTCCCGTGCGCGCCTACGAGGTCATCGACAAGCTCCTGGTCGCCAAATACGTCCCCGGATTCCCGCTGGGCCGCTACTATCAGGGCATGGACAACCACCTTCTGGTGGCCTGCACCGAAAAAACCACACAGCAGAGCGTCGGCATCCTGGCCGAATTGATTGGAGGTGCCCTGTGA
- a CDS encoding LysR substrate-binding domain-containing protein, producing the protein GQFAVESVVSFPWNRWSVSAGIRGQFGPEYAQEFEVVCESESNDAIKELVKDGYGISLLPEFMVRKEITEGIFSEILLREAKLMMSFFLIYRKQDNLSKLQQDLIAYISAYPKMESPQSQRT; encoded by the coding sequence GTGGTCAGTTTGCCGTGGAATCCGTGGTCAGTTTCCCATGGAATCGGTGGTCAGTTTCCGCCGGAATCCGTGGTCAGTTTGGACCGGAATACGCACAAGAATTTGAAGTTGTTTGCGAATCAGAGAGCAACGATGCCATCAAAGAGCTGGTAAAAGATGGTTACGGCATTTCCTTGCTGCCGGAATTCATGGTTCGAAAGGAAATTACAGAAGGTATTTTTTCCGAGATTCTTCTGCGGGAAGCCAAGCTGATGATGTCTTTTTTTCTGATCTATCGCAAACAGGACAACTTATCCAAGTTGCAGCAAGACTTAATCGCATATATATCAGCTTATCCCAAGATGGAGTCTCCCCAATCTCAAAGAACCTGA
- a CDS encoding EF-hand domain-containing protein translates to MRVSSKQYLEATSQLSNNGETSQNELFAKLGARKCFRDGDTNRDGVITKDEVSLSAEAFARLDASKDGNVTEEEITAAMSGRGQDVFSYYTSKKSGANSLDLLSNILGESSTSEDTSASGKAAKQYMASMDANKDGVLSRAEASLSASAFSNIDTSGNGTIEVTEMQAALKIHEAKISSYFSSLADGSTNSTLQKEV, encoded by the coding sequence ATGCGTGTCAGTTCCAAGCAATACCTAGAGGCTACGTCACAGCTATCCAACAATGGCGAGACATCCCAGAACGAGTTGTTCGCCAAGCTCGGAGCGCGGAAATGCTTTCGTGACGGGGATACGAACCGGGACGGGGTCATTACCAAGGACGAGGTGAGCCTGTCTGCCGAAGCTTTTGCGCGGCTCGACGCCTCCAAGGACGGCAACGTCACCGAGGAGGAAATAACTGCCGCCATGTCGGGGCGTGGGCAGGACGTCTTTTCCTATTACACTTCAAAGAAAAGCGGGGCCAACTCCCTTGATCTTCTGAGCAATATTCTGGGTGAATCCTCAACAAGCGAGGATACGTCAGCTTCTGGAAAAGCGGCCAAACAGTATATGGCAAGCATGGACGCAAACAAGGACGGCGTTCTGTCCAGGGCTGAGGCGTCCCTATCCGCATCTGCCTTCAGCAACATCGACACCAGTGGCAACGGCACCATTGAAGTGACGGAAATGCAGGCCGCACTCAAGATTCACGAGGCGAAAATTTCCAGTTACTTCTCTTCGCTGGCGGACGGCTCCACCAACTCCACTTTGCAGAAGGAAGTCTGA
- a CDS encoding type VI secretion system Vgr family protein, which translates to MPHPSANSPWFTFDTPAHSDLRVYAFSGTEEVHKPYEFEIELVHDSACLDFAELLGRPACLGIADKSGGVRHVNGVIRRFTQLHTANIRTHYLAVLVPRLWFLGLVTDHRIFQNMSVPRIIEQVLKEQNFTGDSYAFKCFFDYAPREYCVQYGETALHFISRLCEEEGIYFYFEHFQDRHVLCFSDREGGPLIGGESLLRFHPGAGTETDAPTVRTVELRRTIGSDACTFREWNFEKTRLNLEVGQLEADPLKAPVPVGMTLEQYHYPHLYQLQKDGNRYAGLELLRHFSLSRRIKATTDVSRMTPGHVFELHEHPRPDLNDRWWAVRVTHRGEQPQVLEHEAPDRGMTYLASLMAIPDSTRFMPASDHPKNPVIGDQTAIVTGPGGEEIFPDRHGRVKVQFHWDRLGAFDEKTTCWIRVSQGWAGGQYGTMAIPRIGQEVIVSFLEGDPDRPIVTGRVYNAANPVPYPLPEHKTRTVFKSMSTPGIEGESRGFNEMRIEDKKGQEEIYVHAEKDVNAYVKNDWKEHILHDQHRTVDNFSYSVVKGEDQQTVEKDRKIELLSDDHLTVKGSSHSRFSDKWLLRTGGEVHIKAGSKAVLEAGTELTVKAGGSFIRLDPSGVTIVGAKVGINSGGSPGSGSGARPLLPVDSLLPEEGRAPFCQKVIFDQARVLDEPVVSECPMEQEPKDA; encoded by the coding sequence ATGCCGCATCCGTCAGCAAACAGCCCGTGGTTCACATTCGACACTCCCGCCCATTCCGATCTGCGTGTCTACGCCTTTTCCGGCACCGAAGAAGTCCACAAACCCTACGAATTCGAAATCGAACTGGTCCACGATTCGGCGTGTCTTGATTTTGCCGAGCTTCTGGGCCGGCCCGCCTGCCTTGGCATCGCCGACAAAAGCGGCGGCGTGCGTCATGTCAACGGCGTCATCCGCCGTTTCACGCAACTGCACACCGCCAATATCCGCACCCACTACCTGGCCGTTCTGGTCCCGCGCCTGTGGTTTCTGGGGCTGGTCACGGACCACCGCATCTTCCAGAACATGAGCGTGCCCCGGATCATCGAGCAGGTGCTGAAAGAGCAGAACTTCACCGGCGATTCCTACGCCTTCAAGTGCTTCTTCGACTACGCGCCGCGCGAATACTGCGTGCAATACGGCGAGACGGCCCTGCATTTCATCTCAAGGCTCTGCGAGGAGGAGGGCATCTATTTCTACTTCGAGCATTTCCAGGACCGCCACGTGCTCTGCTTCTCGGACCGGGAGGGCGGCCCCCTGATCGGGGGCGAGAGCCTGCTGCGCTTCCATCCCGGAGCGGGTACCGAAACGGATGCGCCAACCGTCAGAACCGTCGAACTGCGCCGGACCATCGGCAGCGACGCCTGCACCTTCCGGGAATGGAATTTTGAAAAAACGCGCCTGAACCTTGAGGTCGGCCAGCTGGAGGCGGACCCGCTCAAGGCCCCGGTCCCCGTCGGCATGACCCTTGAGCAATACCATTATCCGCACCTCTACCAACTGCAAAAGGACGGCAACCGTTACGCGGGCCTTGAGCTTTTGCGCCACTTCAGTCTGAGCCGCCGCATCAAGGCGACGACGGACGTTTCCAGAATGACTCCCGGCCATGTCTTCGAGCTTCACGAGCATCCAAGGCCAGACCTCAACGACCGCTGGTGGGCGGTGCGCGTCACGCACCGGGGCGAGCAGCCGCAGGTATTGGAGCACGAGGCCCCGGACCGAGGCATGACGTACCTTGCCAGCCTAATGGCCATCCCGGACTCGACCCGCTTCATGCCCGCTTCGGACCATCCCAAGAATCCCGTCATCGGCGACCAGACCGCCATCGTGACCGGCCCGGGCGGCGAGGAGATCTTTCCGGACAGGCATGGCCGGGTGAAGGTGCAGTTCCACTGGGACCGGCTGGGCGCTTTCGACGAAAAAACGACCTGCTGGATTCGCGTCTCCCAGGGCTGGGCCGGAGGGCAGTACGGAACCATGGCCATCCCGAGGATCGGGCAGGAGGTCATCGTGTCTTTTCTGGAAGGCGATCCGGACCGGCCCATCGTTACCGGCCGGGTCTACAACGCCGCAAATCCGGTTCCTTACCCGCTGCCCGAGCACAAGACGCGCACGGTCTTCAAGTCCATGTCCACACCGGGAATCGAAGGCGAATCGCGCGGATTCAATGAGATGCGCATCGAGGACAAGAAGGGGCAGGAGGAGATCTACGTTCACGCCGAAAAGGACGTGAATGCGTACGTCAAGAACGATTGGAAAGAACACATCCTCCATGACCAGCATCGCACCGTGGACAACTTTTCGTATTCGGTGGTGAAGGGCGAGGACCAGCAGACGGTGGAAAAGGACCGCAAGATCGAGCTCCTGTCCGACGACCACCTGACGGTCAAAGGCAGCAGCCACAGCCGCTTTAGCGACAAATGGCTCCTGCGCACGGGCGGCGAGGTCCACATCAAGGCCGGAAGCAAGGCGGTCCTTGAGGCCGGCACGGAGCTGACCGTCAAGGCCGGGGGCAGCTTCATCAGGCTCGACCCTTCCGGAGTGACCATTGTCGGAGCCAAGGTCGGGATCAACTCCGGCGGAAGTCCGGGTTCGGGTTCGGGGGCGAGGCCGCTTTTGCCTGTGGACAGCCTCCTTCCCGAGGAAGGCCGGGCGCCATTCTGCCAGAAAGTGATCTTCGATCAGGCCCGTGTACTGGATGAGCCTGTCGTCAGTGAATGTCCCATGGAGCAGGAGCCTAAAGATGCATGA
- a CDS encoding response regulator has product MDRKTVLVIDDEEHVRMLYAEELRALGYDVALSDGSEDPLKLVEDHKPDLIILDIKLESRSGLDMLQIIRCRHATLPIILCTAYDSFRFDLKSIAADAYLVKSYDSSELMRAVEKLI; this is encoded by the coding sequence ATGGATCGGAAGACGGTTTTGGTGATTGACGACGAAGAGCATGTGCGAATGCTTTATGCCGAGGAACTTCGTGCCCTGGGCTATGATGTCGCACTTTCGGACGGGAGCGAAGATCCGCTGAAACTGGTCGAGGATCACAAGCCCGACCTGATCATTCTTGATATCAAACTTGAGAGCAGGTCGGGACTCGACATGCTTCAGATCATCCGTTGCAGGCACGCCACGCTGCCCATCATCCTGTGCACGGCCTACGACAGCTTCCGCTTCGACCTCAAATCCATCGCCGCCGACGCCTATCTGGTCAAATCGTACGACAGTTCCGAGTTGATGCGGGCGGTTGAAAAGCTCATCTGA
- a CDS encoding esterase/lipase family protein yields the protein MKKMVRIKRAKDEYVSPRIHEKTPQEMFKPRVASNCEVNRTHIFRVKRQTVAIVVVPGVMASRLSNLDDEPVWDPDDLYFMSNAYFWCAPEKRYNLLIKKGRKVMDRGDSKTFKKYPKAKERGWTGLAWDFFGQLLGGLHDWKTPLKVFLDLPVYAFGFDWVDSCRDSGKALQEFIMGIKADRVIIISHSMGGLVTRYALAGEGGEALARKVLGVVHGAQPVHGAPDAYHRAIAGTGAEGVLGRVVSEVLGPSGPHMTAIMPHAPGVLQLLPNQFYLNNRGDQAWLHIQDLDDPELFTSYPENDPYEEIYAKSHHKDYWGLIHGEWFQPHAEDGETIEKALRGENKSGNGGNNPGIGEQMGMFISDAKEVHSLIGPYSHPRTIQLFSNGEHTTITEVCWLARDITQHVLDAQIERYSRDDEPLRYLKDLSCVPDFNRFGKYGEVRWRDADGALGDVVPGNALLFKLQKRIREQGLRLYLLRMTAAGEEVSGLTDDPLRHQGDGTVPLSSATAMDPEVDDWGKHLHLLPIWFGPNGECRLCTGQVNHEVHASFFVDRKGDALAAVKRVVHNLCIGWLKGEFT from the coding sequence ATGAAAAAAATGGTCAGGATCAAGCGCGCCAAGGATGAATACGTCAGCCCCAGAATCCATGAAAAGACGCCGCAGGAAATGTTCAAGCCCCGCGTCGCCTCCAACTGCGAAGTGAACCGGACCCATATTTTTCGGGTCAAGCGGCAGACCGTGGCCATAGTGGTGGTGCCGGGGGTCATGGCGTCGCGGTTGAGCAATTTGGACGATGAGCCCGTATGGGATCCGGACGATTTGTATTTCATGTCAAACGCGTACTTTTGGTGTGCCCCGGAGAAGCGTTACAACCTCCTCATCAAGAAAGGCCGCAAAGTCATGGATCGAGGGGATTCGAAAACATTCAAGAAGTACCCGAAAGCCAAAGAGCGCGGGTGGACCGGCCTGGCCTGGGACTTTTTCGGACAACTGCTCGGCGGCCTGCATGACTGGAAGACTCCGCTGAAGGTGTTTCTGGATTTGCCGGTTTATGCCTTCGGCTTTGACTGGGTGGATTCGTGCCGAGATTCCGGCAAGGCTCTGCAGGAATTCATCATGGGCATCAAAGCGGACAGGGTCATCATCATTTCCCATTCCATGGGTGGACTGGTGACGCGGTATGCCCTGGCCGGAGAGGGCGGGGAAGCATTGGCCAGGAAAGTACTGGGCGTCGTGCATGGCGCCCAGCCCGTGCACGGAGCGCCGGACGCCTATCATCGGGCCATAGCGGGCACGGGAGCGGAAGGCGTGCTCGGCAGGGTTGTCAGCGAGGTTCTTGGCCCCAGCGGTCCGCACATGACCGCCATCATGCCCCACGCGCCAGGAGTCCTGCAGCTCCTGCCCAACCAGTTCTATCTAAACAACAGGGGGGATCAGGCCTGGTTGCATATCCAGGACCTGGACGACCCGGAACTGTTCACGTCCTACCCGGAAAACGATCCGTATGAGGAAATCTACGCCAAAAGCCACCATAAGGACTATTGGGGCCTCATCCATGGCGAATGGTTTCAGCCGCATGCCGAGGACGGTGAGACGATTGAAAAGGCCCTTCGCGGTGAAAACAAGAGCGGCAATGGTGGTAATAATCCCGGTATCGGCGAACAGATGGGAATGTTTATCTCGGACGCCAAGGAAGTTCACAGTCTCATCGGACCATACAGTCATCCGCGCACGATCCAGCTCTTCAGCAACGGCGAACATACGACCATCACCGAAGTGTGCTGGCTTGCAAGGGATATCACGCAGCATGTCCTGGACGCGCAAATTGAAAGATATTCACGCGATGACGAGCCGCTGCGGTACCTGAAGGATCTGAGCTGCGTGCCCGATTTCAACCGTTTCGGGAAATACGGCGAGGTGCGCTGGAGGGACGCTGACGGCGCGTTGGGCGATGTGGTTCCCGGCAACGCATTGCTCTTCAAGCTGCAGAAACGCATCCGCGAACAGGGTCTGCGCCTCTATCTGCTGCGCATGACCGCGGCCGGAGAAGAGGTTTCCGGCCTGACGGACGACCCTCTCCGCCATCAGGGCGACGGAACGGTGCCGCTCAGTTCCGCAACGGCCATGGACCCGGAGGTGGATGACTGGGGCAAGCACCTGCATCTGCTGCCGATCTGGTTCGGACCGAACGGGGAATGCAGGCTTTGCACCGGGCAGGTCAATCATGAGGTTCACGCGTCGTTCTTCGTCGACAGGAAGGGTGATGCGCTGGCTGCGGTCAAGAGAGTCGTTCACAATCTCTGCATTGGCTGGCTGAAAGGGGAGTTCACATGA
- a CDS encoding T6SS immunity protein Tli4 family protein, with protein MRLNPFPTLSILLLTLILGGCHYMTIDTAGPNPNLPPCPVTMFPVGRFMVPVPKDMKLGAGIHNINKITIEEIAWKKGRDREEYLKEVWMPVRTKAWERYVEGGKLGPASQGGWAEEDVSHLFGYPAMLFCYRSKTADHNIDVHIGLPEAILRLTESRFYPIGNACLDMEERILNLFKHYRFGNKNVAPDSFFSAGGRVEGLKTWYEQASLGAKRHASESRPKIYLRFDTLPTVTSEFPKSISVISGVVRKYGMKLHVLRSRKRVLAGMEGLEEVYVGGNKDDDELRLTAFWRFQGVPKDPEKPDVEIQMTCPESAKEDALRMWDAVMTKFTTVREYYGRRS; from the coding sequence ATGAGGCTGAACCCTTTCCCGACCCTGTCCATCTTGCTGCTCACCCTAATTCTTGGAGGATGCCATTACATGACCATCGACACCGCCGGCCCGAATCCAAACTTGCCTCCCTGTCCCGTGACCATGTTCCCCGTAGGGCGCTTTATGGTCCCTGTTCCCAAGGATATGAAACTGGGCGCAGGCATTCACAATATCAATAAAATAACCATCGAGGAAATTGCCTGGAAAAAAGGCCGGGATCGTGAAGAGTACCTGAAGGAAGTTTGGATGCCGGTAAGAACGAAAGCCTGGGAACGATATGTTGAAGGCGGAAAGCTCGGTCCCGCCAGCCAAGGTGGTTGGGCCGAAGAAGATGTCAGTCATCTTTTTGGATACCCGGCAATGCTTTTTTGCTATCGGAGTAAAACTGCCGATCACAACATCGACGTACACATAGGCCTGCCTGAAGCCATTCTGCGTCTGACGGAAAGTCGATTCTACCCGATTGGCAATGCATGCCTCGACATGGAAGAACGAATCCTGAACCTGTTCAAACACTACCGCTTCGGCAACAAGAACGTGGCTCCGGACAGCTTCTTTTCGGCCGGGGGCAGGGTGGAAGGGCTGAAGACCTGGTATGAGCAGGCGAGCCTTGGGGCCAAACGGCACGCCAGCGAATCCCGGCCCAAGATTTATCTGCGCTTCGACACTCTTCCCACTGTCACTTCCGAATTCCCCAAAAGCATCTCCGTCATTTCGGGCGTGGTCAGGAAATACGGGATGAAACTGCATGTGCTGCGTTCACGGAAACGCGTGCTGGCCGGAATGGAAGGGCTGGAAGAAGTGTACGTCGGCGGCAACAAGGATGACGACGAGCTCAGGCTGACCGCTTTTTGGAGATTTCAGGGAGTCCCAAAAGATCCGGAAAAACCCGATGTTGAGATTCAAATGACCTGCCCGGAGAGCGCCAAAGAAGACGCCCTGCGCATGTGGGACGCTGTCATGACCAAGTTCACCACAGTGCGGGAATACTACGGCAGAAGATCGTGA
- a CDS encoding DUF4123 domain-containing protein — protein sequence MHESQMNEVVREVGDPKAVLEEIRNKGWSAWLVLDPGCHPDALAQLYSLEPETKKTLLFLDSRLEHMHELSPRILPLTPGSLILDWLEEHDPRGWGMVVASDAPIEDVLAHLRSLLLVKTEGKNLIFRIWDGRILARICAAMSEETPLLLGPARLVLTRTSAGGWARIDHAPDNPDAPRPVHPCPWYMFGARHAEVFREGRAQILARNIVFSLCGPTPDAPLPMPPGDEPLLAFTVRHVQRGLALGLSSEQALELFIHCCLLHGESFPDTESFPGLKPFTTRIVNEDAAVAAMRNICTQGGYRG from the coding sequence ATGCATGAATCGCAGATGAATGAAGTGGTGCGCGAAGTTGGTGATCCCAAAGCCGTGCTTGAAGAAATCCGGAACAAAGGCTGGAGCGCATGGCTTGTTCTGGACCCCGGCTGTCATCCGGATGCCCTTGCGCAACTCTACTCCCTGGAACCCGAAACGAAAAAGACGCTGCTCTTCCTTGATTCCCGCCTTGAGCACATGCACGAACTCTCTCCCCGCATTCTTCCCCTGACGCCCGGTTCATTGATCCTGGACTGGCTCGAAGAACACGATCCGAGGGGCTGGGGCATGGTCGTGGCTTCAGATGCCCCGATCGAAGATGTATTGGCCCATCTGCGCAGCTTGCTGCTGGTCAAGACGGAAGGGAAAAATCTCATCTTTCGCATCTGGGATGGGCGCATCCTCGCGCGTATCTGCGCCGCCATGTCCGAAGAAACCCCTTTGCTTCTGGGTCCGGCGCGGCTGGTCCTGACCCGCACGAGCGCGGGGGGCTGGGCCCGCATCGACCATGCCCCCGATAACCCGGACGCTCCCCGGCCTGTCCATCCCTGCCCGTGGTACATGTTTGGCGCACGCCATGCCGAAGTCTTCCGGGAAGGCCGCGCCCAGATTCTGGCCCGCAATATCGTCTTCTCCCTGTGCGGCCCGACGCCGGATGCGCCTTTGCCCATGCCGCCCGGGGATGAACCGCTCCTGGCCTTCACCGTCCGCCATGTGCAAAGGGGGCTCGCCCTTGGATTGTCCAGCGAACAAGCCCTGGAACTGTTCATCCACTGCTGCCTGCTCCACGGGGAATCCTTTCCCGACACCGAATCCTTCCCAGGCCTCAAGCCTTTCACCACCAGGATCGTCAACGAAGACGCGGCCGTCGCCGCCATGCGCAATATCTGCACCCAAGGAGGTTATCGTGGCTGA
- the gcvPB gene encoding aminomethyl-transferring glycine dehydrogenase subunit GcvPB, producing MKTMFSDSAKGRTGVWPDAPKGNPSSTIPDELLRGCAPKLPELSEIDVIRHFTRLSRLNYSVDSNFYPLGSCTMKYNPKFTEAVAAQPGFTSVHPLIPQLKGAGNMTQGALEVLYETEQLLAEITGMDAFTLQPMAGAHGELTGVMLMAAYHNDKGNKKTKIIVPDSAHGTNPASAAIAGYDVVSIESKNGMIDPDELEKVLDDEVAGLMMTCPNTLGLFECGLERIVKLVHGVDGLLYYDGANLNAIMGKMRVGDVGFDVVHLNLHKTFATPHGGGGPGSGPVGVSKRLVDYLPVSRVVKLEDGQYYLNYDYPKSIGYIAPFYGNFGVILKAYAYILRLGREGIVRASENAVLAANYMRKRLEDHLEIPHDRICMHEFVASAAKQSEKGVRALDLAKALLDKGHYAPTIYFPLIVKECLMFEPTETESKETLDGFVDDLIEILERVDTDPQSIQNAPVTTPVERLDEVRAARSMELVDDAGL from the coding sequence GTGAAAACCATGTTCTCCGATTCCGCCAAGGGCAGAACCGGCGTGTGGCCCGACGCCCCCAAGGGGAATCCGTCGTCCACCATCCCGGACGAACTGCTGCGCGGCTGCGCCCCGAAACTCCCTGAACTGTCCGAAATAGACGTCATCCGTCATTTCACCCGGCTTTCGCGCCTCAATTACAGCGTGGACAGCAATTTCTATCCCCTCGGGTCGTGCACCATGAAGTACAACCCGAAATTCACCGAGGCCGTGGCCGCCCAGCCCGGGTTCACCTCCGTGCACCCGCTCATTCCACAGCTCAAGGGAGCCGGAAACATGACCCAGGGCGCCCTTGAAGTACTCTACGAGACCGAGCAGCTGCTGGCAGAGATCACCGGCATGGACGCCTTCACCCTGCAACCCATGGCCGGAGCCCACGGCGAGCTGACCGGGGTCATGCTCATGGCCGCCTATCACAACGACAAGGGCAACAAGAAGACCAAGATCATCGTGCCCGACTCGGCCCACGGCACCAACCCCGCCTCGGCGGCCATCGCCGGGTACGATGTCGTCTCCATCGAATCCAAGAACGGGATGATCGACCCCGACGAGCTGGAAAAGGTCCTGGACGACGAGGTCGCGGGCCTGATGATGACCTGCCCCAACACCCTGGGGCTCTTCGAGTGCGGCCTGGAACGCATCGTCAAGCTGGTCCACGGCGTGGACGGACTGCTCTACTACGACGGCGCGAACCTGAACGCCATCATGGGCAAGATGCGTGTCGGCGACGTGGGCTTCGACGTCGTGCACCTGAACCTGCACAAGACCTTCGCCACCCCCCACGGCGGCGGCGGACCCGGCTCCGGCCCCGTGGGCGTAAGCAAGCGTCTGGTGGACTATCTGCCCGTTTCGCGCGTGGTGAAGCTCGAAGACGGCCAATACTACCTGAACTACGACTATCCCAAATCCATCGGGTACATCGCGCCCTTCTACGGCAACTTCGGGGTCATCCTCAAAGCCTACGCGTACATCCTGCGCCTGGGCCGCGAAGGCATCGTGCGCGCCTCCGAGAACGCGGTCCTGGCCGCCAACTACATGCGCAAGCGTCTGGAGGATCATCTTGAAATCCCCCACGACCGCATCTGCATGCACGAGTTCGTGGCCTCGGCCGCGAAACAGTCCGAAAAGGGCGTGCGCGCCCTGGATCTGGCCAAGGCACTGCTCGACAAGGGACACTACGCCCCGACCATCTACTTTCCGCTCATCGTCAAGGAATGCCTGATGTTCGAGCCCACGGAGACGGAAAGCAAGGAAACCCTTGATGGATTCGTCGATGACCTGATCGAGATACTCGAACGTGTCGATACCGATCCGCAATCAATTCAAAACGCTCCCGTGACCACTCCAGTGGAGCGCCTCGACGAGGTCCGCGCAGCCAGAAGCATGGAGCTTGTGGACGACGCCGGACTCTGA